In one window of Paraflavitalea soli DNA:
- a CDS encoding S9 family peptidase, with amino-acid sequence MTYYKSLIVSSCLLGALLTNAQPNKPSDYRPGHEEIMQRYREAAELDSLARNSVFKTTVQANWQADNKGFWYRNNLKDSTTEYIYVDAVAGKKAPAFDHAQLAAALGQASGKAVTAKRLGINALVFDNKAKQITFRHQDKWWQYDVLKQTCTSTAAPDTLAANMPNPRRRPRWDRDGRRDSLSPDKQWVSFIRDNNVYIRPAASQDAIRFTTDGTKEKPYGQLVWSPDSKYAIGYKIDPREQKEVYYILTSQPNTMRGQLRSQRYAQPGDEFTSYEMYTFNIAAQKAVKINTEKYDFLGSPYIRWKKDSRFFTYEKADRGHQRFRIIEVDSETGNTRNIVDEQTSTFIYEQRIFTHYLPETDEIIWSSEKDGWRHLYLVDAGKGVVKNAITAGNWVVREIDSVDEKKKEIWFRASGMQAGEDPYNIHFYRIGFDGKKLVSLTPAAGNHTVNFSPDRKYFTDTYSAPDIAPITSLVRAADNKPVMELEKADISAYLALGVRLPEVFVAKARDGKTDIWGVVCRPRHFDPNKRYPVIENIYAGPQDAFVPKNFMTHGEMQSMAELGFIVIQCDGMGTANRSKAFHDVCWQNLADAGLPDRILWIKALAEKYPYVDTTRVGVYGTSAGGQNSTGALLFHPEFYKAAVSACGCHDNRVDKQWWNEQWMGYPIGKHYEEQSNITNASKLQGKLLLIVGEADTNVPPESTYRLADALIKSNKMFDLLTVPGMGHSDGGPYGRKKKRDFFVQQLLGVDPPDRNAGEIK; translated from the coding sequence ATGACATATTACAAATCATTGATTGTCTCATCGTGCCTGTTAGGCGCCTTGTTGACCAATGCTCAACCCAACAAGCCTTCCGATTACAGGCCCGGCCATGAGGAGATCATGCAGCGCTACCGTGAGGCAGCTGAACTGGACAGCCTGGCCCGCAATTCAGTTTTTAAAACAACTGTACAAGCCAACTGGCAGGCCGATAACAAAGGCTTCTGGTACCGCAACAACCTTAAGGACAGCACTACAGAATATATTTATGTAGATGCGGTAGCCGGCAAAAAAGCACCAGCCTTCGACCACGCTCAGCTCGCTGCGGCCCTGGGCCAGGCCTCCGGCAAAGCCGTCACCGCCAAAAGGCTGGGCATTAATGCCCTGGTATTTGACAACAAGGCCAAACAGATCACCTTCCGGCACCAGGACAAGTGGTGGCAATATGATGTACTCAAACAAACCTGTACCAGTACAGCAGCTCCCGATACGCTGGCAGCCAATATGCCCAACCCCCGCAGACGCCCACGCTGGGACCGTGATGGCAGAAGGGACAGCCTCTCGCCCGACAAACAATGGGTATCATTCATCAGGGACAATAACGTTTATATAAGACCTGCTGCCAGTCAGGATGCCATCCGGTTTACAACCGATGGCACCAAAGAAAAGCCCTATGGCCAGCTGGTGTGGAGCCCCGATAGCAAATATGCCATTGGGTATAAGATCGATCCCCGTGAGCAGAAAGAGGTGTATTATATCCTCACCTCACAGCCCAATACCATGCGTGGTCAGCTGCGCTCACAACGCTATGCACAGCCCGGGGATGAATTTACCAGCTATGAAATGTATACGTTCAACATCGCAGCCCAAAAAGCGGTTAAGATCAATACCGAGAAATATGATTTCCTGGGCTCACCCTATATACGCTGGAAAAAAGACAGCCGCTTCTTCACCTATGAAAAGGCAGACCGTGGTCATCAGCGTTTCCGTATCATTGAAGTAGACAGCGAAACCGGCAATACGCGCAATATTGTGGATGAGCAAACCAGCACCTTCATCTATGAACAACGCATATTTACGCATTACCTGCCAGAAACCGATGAAATTATCTGGAGCTCTGAAAAAGACGGATGGCGCCACCTGTACCTGGTAGATGCCGGGAAAGGTGTTGTCAAAAATGCGATCACCGCCGGCAATTGGGTAGTACGGGAGATTGACAGTGTGGATGAAAAGAAAAAGGAGATCTGGTTCCGCGCCAGCGGTATGCAGGCAGGTGAAGATCCCTACAATATACATTTCTACCGCATTGGCTTTGATGGTAAAAAACTGGTATCCCTTACCCCCGCTGCCGGTAACCATACCGTCAATTTTTCGCCCGACAGAAAGTATTTCACCGATACTTATTCGGCGCCTGATATAGCGCCCATAACTTCCCTGGTGCGTGCAGCCGATAATAAACCCGTGATGGAACTGGAGAAAGCAGATATTTCTGCTTACCTGGCCCTGGGTGTACGGCTTCCCGAAGTATTTGTCGCCAAAGCCAGGGATGGCAAAACAGATATCTGGGGAGTAGTATGCAGACCCCGCCATTTTGATCCCAACAAGCGATACCCTGTCATTGAAAATATCTATGCCGGTCCACAGGATGCCTTTGTACCCAAAAACTTTATGACACATGGTGAAATGCAGAGCATGGCCGAGCTGGGCTTCATTGTCATCCAGTGTGATGGTATGGGCACGGCCAACCGCTCCAAGGCCTTCCATGATGTGTGCTGGCAAAACCTCGCTGATGCAGGCCTGCCTGATCGCATTTTATGGATCAAAGCCCTGGCCGAAAAATATCCCTATGTAGATACTACACGGGTAGGCGTATATGGCACTTCTGCCGGCGGGCAAAATTCTACCGGGGCGCTGTTGTTTCACCCCGAGTTTTATAAAGCGGCAGTATCTGCCTGCGGTTGTCATGACAACCGCGTAGACAAGCAATGGTGGAACGAACAATGGATGGGTTATCCCATTGGCAAGCATTACGAAGAGCAATCCAATATTACCAATGCAAGCAAGCTACAAGGAAAGCTGTTGCTCATCGTAGGTGAAGCCGATACCAATGTACCACCTGAATCTACTTACCGCCTGGCCGATGCACTGATCAAATCCAATAAAATGTTTGATCTGCTTACCGTGCCAGGCATGGGTCATAGCGATGGTGGTCCTTATGGCCGTAAGAAGAAAAGAGATTTCTTTGTACAACAATTGCTGGGTGTTGATCCGCCCGACAGGAATGCCGGCGAAATAAAGTAA
- a CDS encoding DUF885 family protein, which translates to MSQALRLKLIFLLCMAIAVLPGWSQTTSLYQQNSEVNNIMVQYDADRGSLSRFYAVESSPDRRQRLQQLQTDYLKQLQQLKFESLSTGAKVDYLLFKRNMDEQLRLLQEEEQEFSQLSPWFTFAEKIYEIERIRRRGTQQDAQKLAATMNALAIEINSTAKKLDKESAMEINLSRRAGFIIRGLQAAVKSVNDFYTGYDPAYTWWIPEPLKRLETALGDYAKTWQQKEKSAPGGKDDGSGIVGYPIGQKELVRQLQAEMIPYTPEELVDIANKEFAWCDAEMLKASRDMGFGDDWKKAIEKVKNSYVPPGKQPEAIMKLYNESIDFLKKNKLVTIPPIAEETWRMSMMSPQRQLVSPFFLGGEMLIISYPTNTMAEEDKLMSMRGNNPHFSRATVHHELIAGHHLQGFMNNRYKAYRNFNTPFWTEGWALYWEMILWDLKFPQSPEDRIGMLFWRMHRCARIIFSLNYHLGKWTPQQCIDFLVDRVGHERANAEGEVRRSFTGGYGPLYQLAYMIGGLQFYAMKKELVDGGKMTYKQYHDAVLQENAMPVEMVRAILTNQSLSKDFKTNWRFYTK; encoded by the coding sequence ATGAGCCAAGCCCTCCGGTTAAAACTTATTTTCCTCCTTTGTATGGCGATCGCTGTACTGCCAGGTTGGTCGCAAACAACGTCCCTGTATCAGCAAAACAGTGAGGTCAACAACATTATGGTACAATATGATGCTGACCGCGGAAGCCTTAGCCGCTTTTATGCTGTGGAAAGCTCTCCCGACCGTCGCCAACGCTTACAACAATTGCAAACGGACTATTTAAAACAGCTGCAGCAACTGAAATTCGAATCCCTCTCTACCGGGGCTAAAGTTGATTACCTGTTGTTTAAAAGGAATATGGACGAGCAACTGCGCCTGCTGCAGGAAGAAGAACAGGAATTTAGCCAGCTTAGCCCGTGGTTCACCTTTGCCGAAAAGATATATGAAATAGAAAGGATCCGTCGCCGCGGCACCCAACAGGATGCCCAAAAGCTGGCAGCTACTATGAACGCCCTCGCCATTGAGATCAACAGTACCGCTAAAAAACTGGATAAAGAGTCCGCCATGGAGATCAACCTCAGCCGCCGGGCTGGCTTTATTATCCGGGGATTACAAGCTGCTGTTAAAAGTGTGAATGATTTTTATACCGGTTATGATCCGGCTTATACCTGGTGGATACCAGAGCCCCTGAAGCGCCTCGAAACAGCATTGGGTGATTATGCCAAAACATGGCAGCAAAAAGAAAAGTCAGCCCCCGGCGGTAAAGATGATGGCAGTGGCATTGTGGGTTATCCCATTGGGCAGAAAGAACTGGTGCGCCAGCTGCAGGCTGAAATGATCCCTTACACACCGGAAGAACTGGTAGACATCGCCAATAAAGAATTTGCCTGGTGCGATGCAGAAATGCTGAAAGCCTCCCGCGATATGGGCTTTGGCGATGATTGGAAAAAAGCCATCGAGAAAGTAAAGAATTCTTATGTTCCACCCGGCAAACAACCGGAAGCCATCATGAAACTCTACAATGAGTCCATCGACTTCCTGAAAAAGAATAAACTGGTCACCATCCCGCCAATAGCAGAAGAGACCTGGCGCATGAGTATGATGAGTCCCCAACGGCAGCTGGTTAGCCCATTCTTCCTCGGCGGAGAAATGCTCATTATCTCCTACCCTACCAATACCATGGCAGAAGAAGACAAACTGATGAGCATGCGGGGCAACAACCCGCATTTCTCCCGCGCTACGGTACACCATGAGTTGATCGCCGGCCATCACCTGCAGGGTTTTATGAATAACCGCTACAAAGCATATCGCAATTTCAATACGCCCTTCTGGACAGAAGGCTGGGCATTGTACTGGGAGATGATCTTGTGGGACCTCAAATTCCCCCAATCTCCTGAAGACCGTATTGGTATGTTGTTCTGGCGCATGCACCGCTGCGCCCGCATCATCTTCTCGCTGAATTACCACCTGGGCAAATGGACACCGCAGCAATGTATTGACTTCCTGGTAGACCGTGTAGGACATGAACGCGCCAATGCTGAAGGAGAAGTACGCCGCTCCTTTACCGGTGGCTATGGTCCATTGTACCAACTGGCCTATATGATCGGCGGATTACAGTTCTATGCCATGAAAAAGGAATTGGTAGATGGAGGTAAGATGACCTACAAACAATACCACGATGCCGTATTGCAGGAAAATGCCATGCCGGTAGAAATGGTGCGCGCCATTCTCACCAATCAATCACTCTCCAAAGACTTTAAAACCAACTGGCGTTTTTATACCAAATAA
- a CDS encoding AraC family transcriptional regulator, whose product MKVVQFTIPVATEYSIIVQEDVLPYFYNHLHRHNEIQITWVIKGEGTLIAGNSMQRFKPGDIYILGANQPHLFKSDDAYFEKRSKKEIHALTMFVDPGGLFSHILHLPEMKSVKKFLEATAAGMQIPQAYKTQVMDKMLQVKEARNGSRLATFIQLLQLMTTIKKYKTLANAGTEYSISESEGLRMNDVYQYTIAHYTENISLHQIASVAHLTPQAFCRYFKKHTRKTYITFLNEVRVNEACKKIVAQDFDSIATVAYQTGFTNAVTFNRVFKKITGQPPKKFLNEYLHKID is encoded by the coding sequence ATGAAAGTTGTACAGTTTACGATACCTGTTGCTACAGAGTATTCTATTATCGTGCAGGAAGACGTGTTGCCCTACTTTTACAACCATCTTCACCGCCATAATGAGATACAGATCACCTGGGTTATTAAAGGTGAAGGAACGTTAATTGCGGGAAATTCCATGCAGCGTTTTAAGCCGGGCGATATTTATATTCTTGGCGCCAATCAGCCCCATTTATTCAAGAGTGATGACGCTTATTTCGAGAAGCGCAGTAAAAAGGAGATACATGCGCTGACGATGTTTGTAGATCCCGGTGGACTGTTCAGTCATATTCTTCATTTGCCCGAAATGAAAAGCGTGAAGAAGTTCCTGGAAGCTACTGCGGCGGGGATGCAGATCCCCCAGGCTTACAAAACCCAGGTAATGGACAAAATGCTGCAGGTAAAAGAAGCACGCAATGGTTCCAGGCTGGCTACTTTCATCCAACTGCTGCAATTAATGACCACGATCAAAAAATACAAAACACTGGCCAATGCCGGTACGGAGTATTCGATCAGCGAATCGGAAGGCCTGCGTATGAACGATGTGTATCAATATACCATCGCTCACTATACAGAGAATATCAGTCTGCACCAGATTGCCTCTGTTGCACACCTTACCCCACAGGCTTTCTGCCGGTATTTTAAAAAGCATACCCGGAAAACTTATATCACTTTCCTCAACGAGGTGCGGGTCAATGAGGCCTGTAAGAAGATCGTGGCCCAGGATTTCGATAGTATTGCCACGGTTGCCTATCAAACCGGCTTTACCAATGCAGTGACCTTCAACCGGGTATTCAAGAAGATCACCGGCCAGCCTCCCAAGAAGTTCCTGAACGAATATTTGCACAAGATCGATTAA
- a CDS encoding ligand-binding sensor domain-containing protein: MKDLSLLICALLASASLFAIDSLQYTRRHYTDEDGLPQNSVKFIAPDKNGFVWLATENGLVRFDGQHFRTFNKDNIPLSSSRIYTMMPGTGTDNLYAFTEVRQVIQVHHGEARLDNNYIRQAVWINIPGNSGHNSIFPALGLPNLYRNAVSFENYAIPVNNRDFFMVTKSGVSFYRNKKRLFQTGFRHTDFWRFFNIGNLLYYVDDREVYSIAEDSVVKKGRLQGDILLNPAYHKSGRKLQLYWNLTAKNVFIYLDRSLYLVKRSAAGELHTQLLLTGFDLTVNNIVSAWYDDRYRRIFLGSLTRGLFVFTRKEFRVLTAGRSGSDEVFYAQTGLDSGRVLTPAGEVLGLSTPAGILPAMRQLDINDRYSMLTDDKGYIWVKHLNNLYKLAKGGQRLLDSWKFTPHITQLYEDRNGRLWIGTRAGLYEMDLRINNASPEFFTKRLPDISYLEQETADMLWVGTDKGLFKLTVSSHQIEMIEGLEDKHIRSLYIPTPNEVWITTTEDGFFLYRNGRLTKFPIDPGRYLCASHCFMEDGNGYCWITTNKGLFRVAKKDLLDYTDKKITDIYYHYYDKYAGFNTNEFNGGCQPCGIKLPDGHLSFPSMNGLVMINTRGESMELPDKDIFINRIEVDGKQLDTRDTLVFKRDFDLVKLYVSTPYFGNPYNLRLEFALDRHSEKTVWNKIGSDGSISLASLPSGTYQLQIRKLNGFGMNNYRYKNVVLVIPLAYYENWWFKVCMVVLGGLCIWGYTRFRLQYIKHKNKMLEARIDERTTVLQVTLSELQASEEILRKQTHLQERLITAITHDIKSPLRYMMLAAKRLTNKTFAREDPDEAHKNAEILYEAGYRMYHLTDNLLQYIKLSSQDKQVVIEEVDLTAVIREKVETFRDIAAAQQTVVLNEVPAGTKVQSNFHLLGVIIHNLLDNAVKVTFEGQIKIYTVPGDTLRIVIEDTGIGMRQEMVDWCNAALAEKDQHLPTPGHSGFGLIIIKELLVLVNGQLIVSSSHESGTKVMLLFPATA; this comes from the coding sequence ATGAAAGACTTATCCTTATTGATTTGTGCCCTATTGGCATCAGCCAGCCTGTTTGCCATAGACTCCCTCCAGTATACGCGGCGTCATTATACGGACGAAGATGGTTTACCGCAGAACAGCGTCAAATTTATTGCACCGGATAAAAATGGCTTTGTATGGCTGGCCACAGAGAATGGACTGGTACGTTTTGACGGCCAGCACTTCAGGACCTTTAACAAGGACAATATTCCCCTTTCTTCCAGTCGTATTTACACCATGATGCCAGGTACAGGCACAGATAACCTGTATGCTTTTACAGAAGTAAGGCAGGTCATTCAGGTTCACCATGGCGAAGCCAGACTGGATAATAATTATATCCGGCAGGCAGTATGGATCAATATTCCGGGTAATAGTGGGCACAATTCTATTTTCCCTGCCCTGGGTTTGCCGAATCTTTACAGGAATGCTGTTTCATTTGAAAACTATGCCATACCAGTCAATAACCGTGATTTTTTCATGGTTACGAAGAGCGGGGTGTCATTTTATAGAAATAAAAAGCGCTTGTTTCAAACAGGTTTCCGGCATACGGATTTCTGGCGTTTTTTCAATATAGGCAATCTGTTGTATTATGTAGATGACCGGGAAGTCTATAGCATTGCGGAAGATAGTGTTGTTAAAAAAGGAAGATTGCAGGGAGATATATTATTGAACCCCGCTTATCATAAAAGCGGAAGAAAGCTACAATTGTATTGGAACCTTACTGCAAAGAATGTATTTATTTACCTTGATCGGTCACTATACCTTGTAAAGAGATCGGCTGCCGGTGAATTGCATACCCAATTACTGCTTACTGGTTTTGACCTGACGGTCAACAATATCGTGTCGGCCTGGTATGATGACCGGTACAGGCGGATCTTCCTGGGTAGCCTTACGCGGGGCTTGTTTGTATTTACCCGGAAGGAATTCAGGGTTTTAACAGCAGGACGTTCCGGGTCTGATGAAGTGTTTTATGCACAGACGGGGTTGGACAGTGGCCGGGTGCTTACGCCAGCGGGAGAAGTGCTGGGTTTATCAACGCCGGCGGGAATATTACCGGCTATGCGCCAACTGGATATCAATGACCGGTACAGTATGCTTACAGATGACAAGGGGTATATATGGGTTAAGCACCTGAATAATCTGTATAAGCTTGCTAAAGGTGGACAACGTTTACTGGATAGCTGGAAGTTTACGCCGCATATCACCCAACTGTACGAAGACAGGAATGGAAGGTTATGGATTGGCACCAGGGCAGGTTTATATGAGATGGACCTGCGCATCAATAACGCTTCGCCTGAATTTTTCACCAAGCGTCTACCGGACATTTCCTACCTGGAGCAGGAAACAGCGGATATGCTTTGGGTGGGCACCGACAAAGGGCTCTTTAAACTCACCGTTTCCAGTCATCAGATAGAAATGATAGAAGGCCTGGAAGATAAACATATCCGCAGTCTTTATATTCCTACGCCCAATGAAGTGTGGATCACTACTACAGAAGATGGCTTCTTTCTTTACCGGAATGGCCGCCTGACCAAATTCCCGATAGATCCGGGTCGTTACCTGTGTGCTTCCCATTGTTTTATGGAAGACGGTAATGGCTATTGCTGGATCACTACCAATAAGGGACTGTTTCGGGTGGCCAAAAAGGACCTGCTTGATTACACAGATAAAAAAATAACTGATATCTATTATCATTATTACGATAAATATGCAGGTTTTAATACCAACGAGTTTAATGGTGGATGCCAGCCTTGTGGCATAAAGCTGCCCGATGGACATTTGTCATTTCCCTCGATGAACGGACTGGTAATGATCAATACCAGGGGAGAAAGCATGGAATTACCGGATAAAGACATTTTTATTAACAGGATAGAGGTGGATGGAAAGCAGCTGGATACCCGGGATACACTTGTTTTTAAGAGGGACTTTGACCTGGTTAAGTTATATGTATCCACTCCTTACTTTGGCAATCCATATAATCTTCGCCTGGAATTTGCCCTGGACCGTCATTCGGAGAAAACAGTATGGAATAAAATTGGCAGCGATGGCAGTATTTCACTGGCTTCACTGCCGTCGGGAACGTATCAATTGCAGATCCGTAAATTGAATGGCTTTGGAATGAATAATTACCGCTATAAGAATGTGGTGCTGGTTATTCCCCTGGCTTATTATGAGAACTGGTGGTTCAAGGTTTGTATGGTGGTATTGGGAGGACTTTGTATATGGGGCTACACGCGTTTTCGCCTGCAATATATAAAGCATAAGAACAAAATGCTGGAAGCCCGTATTGATGAGCGCACGACTGTCCTGCAGGTTACATTGAGTGAGTTACAGGCATCCGAAGAGATCCTTCGCAAACAGACGCATCTGCAAGAGCGGCTTATTACGGCTATTACACATGATATCAAGAGTCCTTTGCGATACATGATGCTGGCGGCTAAACGTCTTACGAATAAAACCTTTGCCAGGGAAGACCCTGATGAAGCACATAAAAACGCGGAAATATTATATGAAGCGGGGTACAGGATGTATCACCTTACGGATAACCTGCTGCAATATATTAAGCTATCGTCCCAGGATAAGCAGGTGGTAATAGAAGAAGTAGACCTGACAGCGGTCATACGGGAGAAGGTAGAAACTTTCCGGGACATTGCTGCGGCGCAGCAAACGGTTGTTCTCAATGAAGTTCCAGCCGGTACAAAAGTGCAAAGTAATTTTCACCTGTTGGGTGTCATTATTCACAACCTGCTTGATAATGCCGTGAAAGTGACGTTTGAGGGACAGATTAAAATATATACGGTTCCCGGCGATACACTTCGTATTGTAATAGAAGATACTGGCATAGGGATGCGTCAGGAGATGGTGGATTGGTGTAATGCAGCGCTGGCAGAGAAAGATCAACACCTTCCTACACCCGGTCATTCCGGATTTGGATTGATCATTATTAAAGAGTTGCTGGTATTGGTGAATGGGCAGTTAATAGTAAGCAGCAGCCACGAAAGCGGAACCAAAGTAATGCTGCTCTTTCCGGCTACGGCCTGA
- a CDS encoding voltage-gated chloride channel family protein, with product MKKKAPSFEQLFIFRHLLKWTILTIPVAAVVGSLVALFLWLLDLATALQWHHQWLLYLLPLAGIIIHFLYQLWGKNAEAGNNLIMDEIHEPGGGVPARMTPLVMITTLITHTFGGSAGREGTAVQMGGSMASLLGKWFRLSKEDTRIILMAGIAAGFGAVFGTPLTGAIFALEVLAIGRIQYNALIPCLMAAVFADIFCSAWGIKHTHYHINTFVTGPNPFTLLQVDFLLLAKIILAGIAFGLSGHLFARLSHYIKEQGNRYITKNKWLLPVIGGCLIIILTLLLNTRDYLGLGVLPSHPGGASITTAFQPAGVSSWSWLWKLLFTAITVGTGFKGGEVTPLFFIGATLGNTLAVMTGAPVDLLAGLGFIAVFAAATNTPLACTLMGVELFGTDYVLYYAIACFTAYYFSGHSGIYPSQRIAISKPGERIDPESY from the coding sequence ATGAAAAAAAAAGCCCCTTCTTTTGAGCAACTCTTTATTTTCCGCCATCTGCTTAAATGGACAATACTTACCATCCCGGTTGCTGCAGTAGTGGGGTCGCTGGTGGCATTGTTCCTATGGCTGCTGGATCTGGCTACTGCACTGCAATGGCATCATCAATGGCTGTTATACCTGCTTCCCCTGGCAGGTATTATTATCCATTTTTTATACCAGCTATGGGGCAAAAATGCAGAAGCCGGCAATAACCTCATCATGGACGAGATCCATGAACCCGGCGGTGGCGTACCGGCCAGGATGACCCCACTCGTCATGATAACAACCCTTATTACCCATACTTTTGGCGGTTCAGCAGGTCGTGAGGGCACAGCCGTTCAGATGGGCGGCAGTATGGCCAGCCTGTTGGGCAAGTGGTTCAGACTATCCAAAGAGGACACCCGTATCATTTTAATGGCAGGCATTGCAGCCGGTTTTGGCGCTGTCTTTGGTACACCGCTTACGGGAGCCATATTCGCTTTGGAAGTGTTGGCCATCGGCCGGATCCAATACAATGCCCTTATCCCCTGCCTCATGGCGGCTGTATTTGCCGATATTTTCTGTAGCGCCTGGGGCATTAAGCATACACACTATCATATTAATACATTTGTTACAGGTCCAAATCCATTTACCCTGCTGCAGGTGGATTTCCTGCTACTCGCCAAAATAATCCTGGCAGGTATCGCCTTTGGTCTTTCAGGCCACTTGTTTGCCCGTTTATCTCATTATATTAAAGAGCAGGGTAACCGGTATATCACAAAGAACAAATGGCTGCTCCCCGTCATAGGCGGCTGCCTCATTATTATACTGACGCTATTATTGAACACCCGTGACTATCTTGGATTGGGCGTACTACCCAGCCATCCCGGCGGGGCCTCCATTACCACCGCCTTTCAGCCAGCGGGTGTAAGTTCCTGGAGTTGGTTATGGAAATTATTATTTACCGCTATTACCGTAGGTACCGGTTTTAAGGGCGGAGAAGTTACGCCGCTGTTCTTCATTGGCGCAACGCTGGGCAATACGCTGGCAGTTATGACCGGTGCACCTGTTGACCTCCTGGCCGGCCTCGGCTTTATCGCCGTGTTTGCCGCTGCTACCAATACTCCCCTGGCCTGTACCCTGATGGGGGTGGAATTGTTTGGAACAGATTACGTATTATATTATGCCATTGCCTGTTTTACCGCTTACTATTTTAGCGGGCATTCCGGCATCTACCCTTCCCAACGCATAGCCATATCAAAACCGGGAGAAAGAATAGATCCTGAAAGCTATTAG
- a CDS encoding response regulator has product MKDQNYHVLIADDHAIVRYGTSFVIKDLLPTGTIREANNFHQALKLLDTNRFDLMVLDINIPGGNNLQMIDVIKLRQPHVKILIFSGYDEQVYALRYLQAGADGYVVKQASEAELRMAIQTLQNNDKYISHSVRQHLLNNMSHKKVISHNPLATLSNREMEIMQQLVMGAAVAEIGATLGLQISTVSTYKSRIFEKLNVSNVVDLVEKVRLYDPSVTSHE; this is encoded by the coding sequence ATGAAAGATCAAAACTATCATGTGCTGATAGCTGACGACCACGCTATTGTACGCTATGGAACATCTTTTGTAATAAAGGATTTACTACCCACCGGCACTATCCGGGAAGCCAATAATTTTCACCAGGCGCTCAAATTACTGGACACCAACAGATTTGACCTGATGGTATTGGACATCAACATTCCGGGTGGTAACAATCTCCAGATGATCGATGTGATCAAGCTGCGGCAACCACATGTTAAAATACTGATCTTCTCCGGCTATGATGAACAGGTATACGCCCTTCGCTATTTGCAGGCAGGCGCCGACGGATACGTAGTAAAACAAGCATCTGAAGCAGAATTAAGAATGGCCATACAAACCCTGCAAAACAACGATAAGTATATAAGTCATTCCGTTAGACAGCATCTGCTCAATAACATGTCCCATAAAAAAGTAATTTCCCATAATCCCCTTGCGACGCTTTCCAACCGGGAAATGGAGATTATGCAGCAACTCGTTATGGGGGCTGCTGTAGCAGAGATTGGAGCAACACTTGGCTTACAAATATCTACCGTAAGTACCTATAAAAGTCGCATATTTGAGAAACTTAACGTGAGCAACGTAGTGGACCTGGTGGAAAAAGTAAGACTGTACGACCCTTCTGTCACCAGCCATGAATGA